One window of the Acinonyx jubatus isolate Ajub_Pintada_27869175 chromosome A2, VMU_Ajub_asm_v1.0, whole genome shotgun sequence genome contains the following:
- the CPA1 gene encoding carboxypeptidase A1 isoform X1, giving the protein MFPAGRSMRGLLIWSVLLGAVLGKEDFVGHQVLRISAADEAQVQKVKELEDLEHLQLDFWRGPGQPGSPIDVRVPFPSIQAVKAFLEAHGLGYTIMIEDVQSLLDEEQEQMFAFQARSRSTDTFNYTTYHTLEEIYGFMDMLVAEHPQLVSKLQIGNTYEGRPIYVLKFSTGGNNRPAIWIDTGIHSREWVTQASGVWFAKKITQDYGQDFTLTAILDSMDIFLEIVTNPDGFAFTHSKNRMWRKTRSLTPGSSCVGVDPNRNWDAGFGMAGASSNPCTDTYRGKFANSEVEVKSIVDFVKSHGNIKAFISIHSYSQLLLYPYGYKAEPAPDWDELDQLAKSAVTALASLYGTKFKYGSIIKTIYKASGSTIDWTYSQGIKYSFTFELRDTGRYGFLLPASQIVPTAQETWLALQTIMEYTLNHPY; this is encoded by the exons ATGTTCCCAGCTGGCCGCAGCATGAGGGGGCTGCTGATTTGGAGTGTGCTGCTAGGGGCTGTCCTTGGCAAAGAGGACTTTGTGGG gcACCAGGTGCTCCGAATCTCTGCTGCCGATGAAGCCCAGGTCCAGAAGGTGAAGGAGCTGGAGGACCTCGAGCACCTGCAG CTGGACTTCTGGCGGGGCCCTGGCCAGCCCGGCTCTCCCATCGACGTCCGAGTGCCCTTCCCCAGCATCCAGGCTGTCAAGGCCTTCCTGGAGGCCCACGGCCTCGGGTACACGATCATGATTGAGGACGTGCAGTCGTTGCTGGACGAGGAGCAGGAGCAGATGTTCGCCTTCCAGGCCCGGTCCCGCTCCACCGACACCTTCAACTACACCACCTACCAcaccctggaggag aTCTACGGCTTCATGGATATGCTGGTGGCCGAGCACCCACAGCTTGTGAGCAAGCTCCAGATAGGCAACACCTACGAGGGGCGTCCCATCTATGTGCTGAAG TTCAGCACCGGGGGAAACAACCGTCCCGCCATCTGGATCGACACGGGGATCCATTCCCGGGAGTGGGTTACCCAGGCCAGCGGGGTCTGGTTTGCGAAGAAG ATCACACAAGACTATGGCCAGGACTTCACTCTCACTGCCATTCTTGATTCCATGGACATCTTCCTGGAGATTGTCACTAACCCTGATGGTTTTGCCTTCACCCACAGCAAG AATCGCATGTGGCGCAAGACTCGATCCCTCACACCGGGCTCCTCCTGTGTTGGGGTGGACCCCAACCGGAACTGGGACGCTGGCTTTGGGA tGGCCGGAGCCAGCAGCAACCCCTGCACGGACACTTACCGGGGCAAGTTTGCAAATTCCGAAGTGGAGGTCAAGTCCATTGTGGACTTTGTGAAGAGCCACGGGAACATCAAGGCCTTCATCTCCATCCACAGCTACTCCCAGCTCCTCCTGTATCCCTACGGCTACAAGGCAGAGCCAGCCCCCGACTGGGACGAGCTG GATCAGCTGGCCAAGTCTGCTGTGACGGCCCTGGCCTCTCTGTATGGGACCAAGTTCAAGTACGGCAGCATCATCAAAACGATTT ACAAAGCCAGCGGAAGCACCATTGACTGGACCTACAGCCAGGGCATCAAGTACTCCTTCACCTTCGAGCTCCGGGACACGGGGCGCTATGGCTTCCTGCTGCCGGCCTCCCAGATCGTCCCCACGGCCCAGGAGACGTGGCTGGCGCTTCAGACCATCATGGAATACACCCTGAATCACCCCTACTGA
- the CPA1 gene encoding carboxypeptidase A1 isoform X2, with protein sequence MFPAGRSMRGLLIWSVLLGAVLGKEDFVGHQVLRISAADEAQVQKVKELEDLEHLQLDFWRGPGQPGSPIDVRVPFPSIQAVKAFLEAHGLGYTIMIEDVQSLLDEEQEQMFAFQARSRSTDTFNYTTYHTLEEIYGFMDMLVAEHPQLVSKLQIGNTYEGRPIYVLKFSTGGNNRPAIWIDTGIHSREWVTQASGVWFAKKITQDYGQDFTLTAILDSMDIFLEIVTNPDGFAFTHSKNRMWRKTRSLTPGSSCVGVDPNRNWDAGFGMAGASSNPCTDTYRGKFANSEVEVKSIVDFVKSHGNIKAFISIHSYSQLLLYPYGYKAEPAPDWDELVWPAEAPLTGPTARASSTPSPSSSGTRGAMASCCRPPRSSPRPRRRGWRFRPSWNTP encoded by the exons ATGTTCCCAGCTGGCCGCAGCATGAGGGGGCTGCTGATTTGGAGTGTGCTGCTAGGGGCTGTCCTTGGCAAAGAGGACTTTGTGGG gcACCAGGTGCTCCGAATCTCTGCTGCCGATGAAGCCCAGGTCCAGAAGGTGAAGGAGCTGGAGGACCTCGAGCACCTGCAG CTGGACTTCTGGCGGGGCCCTGGCCAGCCCGGCTCTCCCATCGACGTCCGAGTGCCCTTCCCCAGCATCCAGGCTGTCAAGGCCTTCCTGGAGGCCCACGGCCTCGGGTACACGATCATGATTGAGGACGTGCAGTCGTTGCTGGACGAGGAGCAGGAGCAGATGTTCGCCTTCCAGGCCCGGTCCCGCTCCACCGACACCTTCAACTACACCACCTACCAcaccctggaggag aTCTACGGCTTCATGGATATGCTGGTGGCCGAGCACCCACAGCTTGTGAGCAAGCTCCAGATAGGCAACACCTACGAGGGGCGTCCCATCTATGTGCTGAAG TTCAGCACCGGGGGAAACAACCGTCCCGCCATCTGGATCGACACGGGGATCCATTCCCGGGAGTGGGTTACCCAGGCCAGCGGGGTCTGGTTTGCGAAGAAG ATCACACAAGACTATGGCCAGGACTTCACTCTCACTGCCATTCTTGATTCCATGGACATCTTCCTGGAGATTGTCACTAACCCTGATGGTTTTGCCTTCACCCACAGCAAG AATCGCATGTGGCGCAAGACTCGATCCCTCACACCGGGCTCCTCCTGTGTTGGGGTGGACCCCAACCGGAACTGGGACGCTGGCTTTGGGA tGGCCGGAGCCAGCAGCAACCCCTGCACGGACACTTACCGGGGCAAGTTTGCAAATTCCGAAGTGGAGGTCAAGTCCATTGTGGACTTTGTGAAGAGCCACGGGAACATCAAGGCCTTCATCTCCATCCACAGCTACTCCCAGCTCCTCCTGTATCCCTACGGCTACAAGGCAGAGCCAGCCCCCGACTGGGACGAGCTGGTAT GG CCAGCGGAAGCACCATTGACTGGACCTACAGCCAGGGCATCAAGTACTCCTTCACCTTCGAGCTCCGGGACACGGGGCGCTATGGCTTCCTGCTGCCGGCCTCCCAGATCGTCCCCACGGCCCAGGAGACGTGGCTGGCGCTTCAGACCATCATGGAATACACCCTGA